From Paenibacillus sp. PvR098:
ATCCGGAGTGACCGCTTCAATGTGTGCGGTCTTATCGTAAGCATTCTCCAGAACTCCAACACCAAAGGCGATAGGGGCATGCTTCAAATACACCTCCGCAATCTTGGGCAGCAAAACAGGCATCTGAGCCAGCGGATGCTGATGGATCGCCAGCGTTCCTTTGTGCCGGCCTAAGCCGATCGCCATCATTTTAAGCAATCCGCTTTCATGATCCCCCTTAAAACTCGTATGAGGCTTCACCCGATTGATGAATACAATGGCATCGGAATGATAGGATGCTTCATCCAAATAAATGGGCGTACCATCATCCAAGGTGCCAATATGAACCACATTCATGGAGTTAATGATGGGAACACCCATGCTCTCCTCGGTAACGCCCAACTCCGCCAACATCTTGATCTGGCCTTCTCCGGTTCCCCCTCCATGACTTCCCATGGCTGGAACAATAAACGGTTTAGCTCCCCATTCAATCAATTGATTGATCAGTGTAACCACTAATGTGGGCAGGTTTGCAATCCCCCTGCTTCCAACGCCCACGGCCACACGGGACCCCGCTTGAATTGAATTTCTTATCGCTTCTTTGTTAAGTTCCCTTCTCAGTTCACCTTCAATATCAGCTATCGCTGGCGCGTCAAATATTTGACGTACAGGGATCATCCTCGGAAGCGGAACGAAATTGCTTAATTCACCCGTTAACATTGGTTTGCACCCTTTCGTCCGGTACTTAATGAGGGTATTATCATCTCCAGTACACAGGAGATGATAATACCCTATATCCTATTTTCCATTACTTGATCAAGCCGACGTTCTTCGCTACCTCTCTGGTTGATGTAAAGGTTTCCTCGGCAATTTTCTTGAAATCGTCCGGACCGCTATAGGCTGGCGAAATACCGATCTTTTTGAAATTCTCAATCACTTCCGGGTCTTCCAATGCCTTTTTAAAGGCATCTTGTAAAATCGTAACGACTTCTTTAGGAGTCCCTTTAGGCGCAACAATTCCAGTCCACGCGTTATAACCGGTATAGCCTCTTTCGGCAAGTAAAGGCGCATCGGGAATGGCATCGGATTTGGAGGTTCCGATATTCGCGAGTATACGCAATTCCCCTGCGTCCACTTGAGCCTTGGCTTCATGAACCTGTACGACCGCGCCTTTCACATGCCCGCCGAGCAATGCAGTAATCGCAGGTGCAGCCCCATCATAAGGTAAATGTCTCAGTTTGAGTCCATCTTTAAGAGCAACCGCTTCCAAATTCAAATGCTGTGTATTTCCTACACCAGGAGTGGAATAAGTGAAGCCATTCGGATTGTTTTGGGCATAATCCAACCATTCGTCGACTGTTTTCCAAGGCGCATCCGCTTGGACCACTAATACGTGCGGCACGGAGGTTGCGATTAAGATCGGTTCGAAGCTATCGAATGAATACGGTGTTTTACCATAGTTTGGTTGAATGGCCAAGTTTCCAATGGTTGCCATGGATATCACATAGCCATCCGGTTTGGCTTGAGTAAGGCCGGTCAATCCAATCGTACCGCTGGCACCTGGCTTATTTTCCACTACTACGGAACCGTTGTTCGGGAGATATTTAGATACTACATTGGCGAGTGTGCGGGCCGTGATATCCGTTCCTCCGCCTGCGGCGTAGGGAACTACCAACTGGATTGGTTTTTCGGGAAACTTAGACTTTGGAGCTTCAGTGGCGGTGTTGGTAGCCGTCGGCGCTGTACCCGATGCAGTCGAGGATGACCCCGTACCACACCCTGCCAACACGGAACCCGCGAGTGCTACTGCAGAAAATACGGAGAGAATGGTTTTATTTTTGCTTTTCATTTGGAATTGCCTCCCTTTTCATGTTTTCATGCCTGCCATCAGGTTTGAAGTATTTGTTTTTTTTGTGTATACTTCATTTGGAATTGTTTTTTAAACCTTTTTCTTCACCTCCTGTTATATGGTGTCAGCCCACACGACTGGCCACCATATAACAGGAGGTGCTTTTTTACTTTCACACGATCCGCTTTACCTCATTTCGAAACCTCTAGTCCTCACTTCCTTTTCTGGTCTTTAAAATTTTTTGTCTTACATAATCTAAATGGCGGTACATTTGGGCGACAGCTTCAGAAGGCGACCTCTTCTTCAGTGCCTCGTAAATCGCTGTATGATGCTCAACCGCAACATCCCGTTCTCTAAATTCGATCTTTTTACTCATCCGGTCAAAAGCCATCAAAAGAGAATCGATCATCCCTTCCAGTACATAATTGTTTACGCTAAAAGCAATGATTCTGTGGAATTCTTTATCCAGCTCGGAATAATCGCCCGGATGTTCGGAAAGAGCTTGAATCGTTTTGTACAGCTCATCGAGTTGTTGGTCTGAAATCTTCTCTGCGGCCAGCGTGACCATACCAAGCTCTAATGCCATCCTGGCCTCGATAATGGACGGCAAATCATCCCCAGCCAGAGATAGCATATTCGTATACGGTTTACTGCCGATTTTTTCAGAAAAATACGTGCCGTCTCGTGTTTTTCTATGGATAATCCCGAGCGATTCCAGAGAACTCATAGCCTCACGCAATACAGGTCTGCTAACCGCCAGCATCTTTGTTAGTTCCGTTTCGGGGTAGAGTTTATCCCCGGGTTTTAAATGTCCGGAAACAAGGAGTTGGATGATCCTGTCGGCTACTTCTTTTGC
This genomic window contains:
- a CDS encoding lactate racemase domain-containing protein, translated to MLTGELSNFVPLPRMIPVRQIFDAPAIADIEGELRRELNKEAIRNSIQAGSRVAVGVGSRGIANLPTLVVTLINQLIEWGAKPFIVPAMGSHGGGTGEGQIKMLAELGVTEESMGVPIINSMNVVHIGTLDDGTPIYLDEASYHSDAIVFINRVKPHTSFKGDHESGLLKMMAIGLGRHKGTLAIHQHPLAQMPVLLPKIAEVYLKHAPIAFGVGVLENAYDKTAHIEAVTPDELIPKDKELLIQAKQYMPRIVPELVDLLMVNEMGKNISGSGMDPNITGRAASKAPQKFNAPQIERIFVRGLTKETKGNACGIGVADVITRRVFEEINLSYTYANVITSKILDSAKIPVIMANDREAVSTALKTCYNIDLQNPRVVWIKNTLELENILVSESVLADMKGDSRIQMLGDPFEVTFDLDHNITTDIWRGMEHE
- a CDS encoding tripartite tricarboxylate transporter substrate binding protein, with amino-acid sequence MKSKNKTILSVFSAVALAGSVLAGCGTGSSSTASGTAPTATNTATEAPKSKFPEKPIQLVVPYAAGGGTDITARTLANVVSKYLPNNGSVVVENKPGASGTIGLTGLTQAKPDGYVISMATIGNLAIQPNYGKTPYSFDSFEPILIATSVPHVLVVQADAPWKTVDEWLDYAQNNPNGFTYSTPGVGNTQHLNLEAVALKDGLKLRHLPYDGAAPAITALLGGHVKGAVVQVHEAKAQVDAGELRILANIGTSKSDAIPDAPLLAERGYTGYNAWTGIVAPKGTPKEVVTILQDAFKKALEDPEVIENFKKIGISPAYSGPDDFKKIAEETFTSTREVAKNVGLIK
- a CDS encoding FadR/GntR family transcriptional regulator, with the translated sequence MIKKKQDVLLDSVPRKTLAKEVADRIIQLLVSGHLKPGDKLYPETELTKMLAVSRPVLREAMSSLESLGIIHRKTRDGTYFSEKIGSKPYTNMLSLAGDDLPSIIEARMALELGMVTLAAEKISDQQLDELYKTIQALSEHPGDYSELDKEFHRIIAFSVNNYVLEGMIDSLLMAFDRMSKKIEFRERDVAVEHHTAIYEALKKRSPSEAVAQMYRHLDYVRQKILKTRKGSED